In Polaromonas sp. JS666, one genomic interval encodes:
- a CDS encoding M20 family metallopeptidase: MNAPLHREIPASVLNAAQALSQVSAQWDGDIVQQITDYIAIPAKSPTFDSDWAQHGFIDTVMRNAASWVEAQKVEGLTLEIVRLEGRTPVLFFEIPASSGSAVREATSVGARPTVLMYGHLDKQPEFTGWRNDLGPWTPKYEDGKLYGRGGADDGYAVYASIAAVQALKAQGVAHPRIVGLIESCEESGSYDLLPYVNALKDRLGDVALVVCLDSGAGNYDQLWLTTSLRGNAAGVLKVEVLTEGVHSGDASGLVPSSFRIMRQVLDRLEDSKTGRLLPQSFHCEIPADRLAQAQATAQILGDEIYKRFPWAHYDCEGSNTLALPTTNDPVEALLNRTWRPTLSVTGAEGFPALQDAGNVLRPYTAFKLSLRFPPLIDASAAVQELKTLLEDNAPYQARVTFESSGGATGWNAPGTVPWFEQALNDASQSFFGAPCGTIGQGGTIPLMNMLSHGFPKAQMMVCGVLGPKSNAHGPNEFLNVPYAKKLTAAVAHVMARMPG, translated from the coding sequence ATGAATGCCCCCCTGCACCGCGAAATTCCCGCCAGCGTCCTCAACGCCGCCCAAGCCCTGTCGCAGGTGTCCGCTCAGTGGGACGGCGACATCGTCCAACAGATCACCGACTACATCGCCATTCCCGCCAAGTCGCCCACTTTTGACAGCGACTGGGCGCAGCACGGTTTCATCGACACCGTCATGCGCAACGCCGCCAGCTGGGTGGAGGCGCAAAAAGTCGAAGGCCTGACGCTGGAGATCGTGCGGCTGGAAGGGCGCACGCCGGTGCTGTTTTTTGAGATTCCGGCTTCGTCAGGCAGCGCAGTACGCGAAGCGACAAGCGTGGGGGCACGTCCCACGGTGTTGATGTACGGCCACCTCGACAAGCAGCCCGAGTTCACCGGCTGGCGCAATGACCTGGGCCCGTGGACGCCGAAATACGAGGACGGCAAGCTCTATGGCCGCGGCGGCGCCGATGACGGTTATGCGGTGTATGCCAGCATTGCCGCGGTACAGGCCCTGAAGGCGCAGGGCGTGGCGCACCCGCGCATCGTCGGCCTGATCGAATCCTGCGAAGAAAGCGGCTCCTATGACCTGCTGCCCTATGTGAACGCGCTCAAAGACCGGCTGGGCGACGTGGCGCTGGTGGTCTGCCTGGACTCCGGCGCGGGCAATTACGACCAGCTCTGGCTCACCACCAGCCTGCGCGGCAATGCGGCCGGTGTGCTCAAGGTCGAGGTGCTGACCGAGGGCGTGCATTCGGGCGATGCCAGCGGGCTGGTGCCGTCGAGCTTTCGCATCATGCGGCAGGTGCTGGACCGCCTGGAGGACAGCAAGACCGGGCGCCTGCTGCCGCAGAGCTTTCACTGTGAAATCCCGGCCGACCGGCTGGCCCAGGCGCAGGCCACGGCCCAAATTCTGGGCGATGAAATCTACAAGCGCTTTCCGTGGGCCCACTACGACTGCGAAGGCTCAAACACCCTGGCCCTGCCGACCACCAACGACCCGGTGGAGGCGCTGCTCAACCGCACCTGGCGGCCCACCCTGAGCGTGACCGGCGCGGAAGGTTTTCCGGCGCTCCAGGATGCGGGCAATGTGCTGCGACCCTACACCGCCTTCAAGCTCTCGCTGCGCTTTCCGCCGCTGATTGACGCCAGCGCCGCCGTGCAGGAACTGAAAACCCTGCTCGAAGACAACGCTCCCTACCAGGCCCGGGTCACCTTTGAAAGCAGCGGCGGCGCCACCGGCTGGAACGCCCCCGGTACCGTGCCCTGGTTTGAGCAGGCGCTGAACGATGCCTCGCAGAGTTTCTTTGGCGCGCCCTGCGGCACCATTGGCCAGGGCGGCACGATCCCGCTCATGAACATGCTGAGCCATGGCTTTCCCAAGGCGCAGATGATGGTCTGCGGCGTGCTGGGCCCCAAGAGTAATGCCCATGGGCCCAATGAATTCCTGAACGTGCCCTATGCCAAGAAGCTGACCGCAGCGGTAGCGCATGTCATGGCCCGGATGCCGGGTTGA
- a CDS encoding DUF72 domain-containing protein: MTRPSSERLQATSDPVTAQTPTSIRVGVGGWTYEPWRGNFFPDGLPHSQELAYASRQLSAIEVNGTYYGTLKPASFKKWHDETPDDFVFSLKASRYATNRRVLAEAGDSITRFVESGISELGRKLGPIVWQFMPGKVFEAQDFEAFLALLPAQVDGRALRHVVDVRHESFMDPAYLALARRYRVATVFTDADKFPSFADLTGDLVYARLMMSDAALATGYAEAALDAWAERARRWAAGETPEDLPAVEAPPAPVRSREVFIYFINGAKEKAPAAAMALLARLGFQPTPAP, encoded by the coding sequence ATGACCCGTCCATCCAGCGAACGACTGCAAGCTACATCCGACCCTGTTACCGCGCAAACCCCGACATCCATCCGTGTCGGTGTGGGTGGCTGGACCTATGAACCCTGGCGGGGCAACTTCTTTCCGGACGGCCTGCCGCACAGCCAGGAACTGGCCTACGCAAGCCGCCAGCTCAGCGCCATCGAGGTCAACGGCACCTACTACGGCACGCTCAAGCCGGCCAGCTTCAAAAAGTGGCATGACGAAACGCCGGATGATTTCGTTTTTTCGCTCAAGGCCTCGCGTTACGCCACCAACCGCCGGGTACTGGCCGAGGCGGGCGACTCGATCACCCGCTTTGTGGAGAGCGGCATCAGTGAACTGGGCCGCAAGCTCGGCCCCATCGTCTGGCAGTTCATGCCCGGCAAGGTGTTTGAGGCGCAGGATTTCGAGGCCTTCCTGGCGCTGTTGCCAGCGCAGGTTGATGGGCGAGCGCTGCGCCATGTGGTGGATGTGCGCCATGAAAGCTTCATGGACCCGGCGTACCTGGCGCTGGCGCGGCGTTACCGGGTGGCGACGGTGTTTACCGACGCCGACAAGTTCCCCTCGTTTGCCGACCTGACGGGCGACCTCGTCTATGCCCGGCTGATGATGAGCGATGCCGCACTGGCCACCGGCTACGCGGAGGCGGCACTGGACGCCTGGGCGGAGCGCGCCCGCCGCTGGGCCGCCGGCGAGACGCCGGAAGACCTGCCGGCCGTAGAGGCGCCGCCAGCTCCCGTTCGGTCCCGCGAAGTGTTCATTTACTTCATCAATGGCGCGAAGGAAAAGGCACCTGCTGCAGCGATGGCACTGCTGGCACGCCTGGGCTTCCAGCCAACGCCCGCACCCTGA
- the asd gene encoding archaetidylserine decarboxylase (Phosphatidylserine decarboxylase is synthesized as a single chain precursor. Generation of the pyruvoyl active site from a Ser is coupled to cleavage of a Gly-Ser bond between the larger (beta) and smaller (alpha chains). It is an integral membrane protein.), producing the protein MSHRFSVLPQYLLPKQALTAFAGFVASRERGWITTEIIRRFVAKYQVNMEEAARSDIASYLTFNDFFTRALKPGVRPLADADLISPVDGAISQFGRIEHDQIFQAKGHHYSTTALVGGDAALAAQFQNGSFATLYLSPKDYHRIHMPCDGRLARMVHVPGELFSVNPVTARGVPGLFARNERVVCVFDSPRGPFVLILVGATIVGSMATVWHGVVNPPRGKQVRAWDYDPNAEAAVVLRRGEEMGRFLLGSTVVMLFPAGPLHFNPDWAPGRLIRLGEAMANYA; encoded by the coding sequence GTGTCCCACCGCTTTTCCGTACTACCCCAATACCTGCTGCCCAAGCAGGCGCTGACTGCTTTCGCAGGTTTCGTTGCATCGCGGGAGCGTGGCTGGATCACCACCGAAATCATTCGTCGCTTTGTTGCCAAATACCAGGTGAACATGGAGGAAGCCGCCCGTTCCGACATCGCCAGTTACCTGACATTCAATGATTTTTTCACCCGTGCGCTCAAGCCCGGTGTGCGGCCCCTGGCTGACGCCGACCTGATTTCGCCGGTCGACGGTGCGATCAGCCAGTTCGGCCGGATTGAGCATGACCAGATTTTCCAGGCCAAGGGGCACCACTATTCCACCACGGCGCTGGTGGGTGGCGACGCCGCGTTGGCCGCGCAATTCCAGAACGGCAGCTTTGCCACGCTGTACCTGAGCCCCAAGGATTACCACCGCATTCACATGCCTTGCGACGGGCGCCTGGCGCGCATGGTCCACGTGCCTGGCGAGCTGTTTTCCGTCAACCCCGTTACCGCACGCGGCGTGCCCGGGCTGTTTGCGCGCAACGAGCGTGTGGTGTGCGTGTTCGACTCGCCGCGCGGACCGTTTGTGCTGATCCTGGTCGGCGCCACCATTGTGGGCAGCATGGCCACGGTGTGGCATGGCGTGGTGAATCCACCGCGCGGCAAGCAGGTGCGCGCCTGGGACTACGACCCCAACGCCGAGGCCGCTGTGGTGTTGCGGCGCGGCGAGGAGATGGGCCGCTTTTTGCTCGGCTCGACGGTCGTCATGCTCTTTCCCGCCGGACCGCTGCACTTCAATCCCGACTGGGCGCCCGGCCGCCTCATCCGGCTGGGCGAAGCCATGGCCAACTACGCCTGA
- a CDS encoding heavy-metal-associated domain-containing protein, with protein sequence MELKEFDVPSMSCGHCASAITQTLKGLDPAAEVNVDLARKKVMVQTTQDRQKIAAALSQAGYPTH encoded by the coding sequence ATGGAACTCAAGGAATTCGATGTCCCCTCGATGAGCTGCGGGCACTGCGCCAGCGCGATCACCCAGACGCTGAAGGGGCTGGATCCCGCCGCGGAGGTCAATGTGGACCTGGCCCGTAAAAAGGTGATGGTCCAGACCACGCAAGACCGGCAAAAGATCGCGGCGGCGCTGTCGCAAGCCGGTTATCCCACCCACTGA
- a CDS encoding heavy metal translocating P-type ATPase, with the protein MSIAETLTTPDTTVALNDWRFPVQGMTCASCVARVEQALRGIAGVLEVNVNFATEQAAVKARGDVAMGTLKAAVEKAGYAVTEQPLRLGIEGMTCASCVSRVEKALRQLPGVLSAEVNLATETAEVNLMGGTISMPQLIAAVAKAGYQAHEMRAPGDSLADQARAAGKPGAPWWPVALAALLSAPLILPMLGALAGRHWMLDGWLQWALATPVQFWLGARFYRAGFKALRARTGNMDLLVAIGTSAAYGLSVYQLLVHGEHAMDHLYFEASAVVITLVLMGKWMEARAKRQTTEAIRALNALRPDTARRRRDGRDEEVAISEVRVGDLVVVRPGERIAVDGNIIEGDTQVDESLITGESLPVSKHAGDRVTGGAINAEGLIVVRTAAVGAESTLARIVRMVESAQARKAPIQRLVDQVSAVFVPVVMAIALLTLLGWGLLTGQWEAAILHAVAVLVIACPCALGLATPTAIMAGTGVAARHGILIKDAEALEVAHRVKLVAFDKTGTLTQGHPELVALEPYGGSRDALLAWSAAIQAGSEHPLAKAVVAQAARDGLHVPAASQVQAVAGRGMSAVVEGRALRLGSPRFMQELGVDLGACAARAQALEDEGRTVSWLADVTVQPQLLGLMAFGDSLKPAAGPAIARLHALGIQTALITGDNRGSAESVARQLGIDRVHFQVLPEDKAGILSRLKRELQGTAGHTAMVGDGINDAPALAAADVGIAMSTGTDVAMHAAGITLMRGDPALVADAIDISRRTYAKIRQNLFWAFFYNVVGIPLAAFGLLNPVIAGAAMALSSVSVVMNALLLRRWKGSTT; encoded by the coding sequence ATGAGCATCGCAGAAACATTGACAACGCCCGATACCACCGTGGCGCTGAACGATTGGCGCTTTCCGGTGCAGGGCATGACCTGTGCGTCCTGCGTCGCCCGGGTGGAGCAGGCCCTGCGCGGCATTGCGGGGGTGCTGGAGGTCAATGTCAATTTTGCGACCGAGCAGGCCGCCGTCAAGGCGCGTGGTGATGTAGCGATGGGAACGCTGAAGGCCGCCGTGGAGAAGGCGGGCTATGCCGTCACCGAGCAGCCGCTGCGGCTCGGCATAGAGGGCATGACCTGCGCGTCCTGCGTCTCGCGCGTGGAGAAGGCGCTCAGGCAGCTGCCCGGCGTGCTGTCGGCCGAGGTCAATCTGGCCACCGAGACGGCCGAGGTCAATCTGATGGGTGGCACGATCTCGATGCCTCAACTCATCGCCGCGGTGGCCAAGGCGGGCTACCAGGCCCACGAAATGCGGGCCCCCGGCGACAGCCTGGCCGATCAGGCCCGCGCCGCCGGCAAGCCCGGCGCGCCGTGGTGGCCGGTCGCGCTGGCGGCGCTCCTGTCCGCGCCGCTGATCCTGCCCATGCTGGGTGCGCTGGCCGGCCGGCACTGGATGCTGGACGGCTGGCTGCAATGGGCGCTGGCCACGCCGGTGCAGTTCTGGCTGGGTGCGCGCTTTTACCGCGCGGGTTTCAAGGCCCTGCGCGCCCGGACCGGCAACATGGACCTGCTGGTGGCCATCGGTACATCAGCCGCCTATGGCCTCAGTGTTTACCAGCTGCTGGTGCACGGCGAACACGCGATGGATCACCTCTACTTCGAGGCCTCGGCCGTCGTGATCACGCTGGTGCTGATGGGCAAATGGATGGAAGCGCGCGCCAAGCGCCAGACCACCGAAGCGATCCGCGCGCTCAATGCGCTGCGGCCGGACACCGCACGCCGGCGCCGCGACGGCCGGGACGAAGAGGTCGCCATCTCCGAGGTGCGGGTGGGCGACCTGGTCGTGGTGCGCCCCGGGGAACGCATCGCCGTCGACGGTAACATCATCGAAGGCGACACCCAGGTCGACGAGTCGCTGATCACGGGCGAAAGCCTGCCCGTCAGCAAGCACGCGGGCGACCGCGTCACCGGCGGAGCCATCAACGCCGAAGGCCTGATCGTGGTGCGCACCGCGGCCGTCGGAGCCGAATCCACGCTGGCGCGCATTGTGCGCATGGTGGAGTCGGCGCAAGCCCGCAAGGCACCGATACAGCGGCTGGTCGACCAGGTCAGCGCGGTGTTCGTGCCGGTGGTCATGGCCATCGCGCTGCTGACGCTGCTGGGCTGGGGCTTACTCACCGGCCAGTGGGAGGCCGCCATCCTGCATGCCGTGGCCGTGCTGGTGATCGCCTGCCCGTGCGCGCTGGGGCTGGCCACACCGACGGCCATCATGGCCGGCACCGGGGTGGCCGCGCGCCATGGCATCCTGATCAAGGACGCCGAGGCACTGGAAGTCGCGCACCGCGTCAAGCTGGTGGCCTTTGACAAGACCGGCACGCTGACGCAGGGCCATCCCGAGCTGGTCGCGCTGGAGCCTTACGGCGGTTCGCGTGATGCCCTGCTGGCCTGGAGTGCCGCCATCCAGGCCGGCAGCGAGCACCCGCTGGCCAAAGCCGTGGTCGCGCAGGCCGCGCGGGACGGCCTGCACGTTCCTGCCGCGTCACAGGTGCAGGCGGTCGCCGGGCGCGGCATGTCGGCAGTGGTCGAGGGGCGGGCACTTCGGCTGGGCAGCCCGCGCTTCATGCAGGAGCTGGGGGTCGACCTGGGTGCCTGCGCGGCACGCGCCCAGGCGCTGGAGGACGAAGGCCGCACCGTGTCCTGGCTGGCCGACGTCACCGTCCAGCCGCAACTGCTGGGCCTGATGGCGTTTGGCGACAGCCTCAAGCCGGCCGCAGGCCCGGCCATTGCCCGGCTGCACGCGCTGGGCATACAGACCGCCCTGATCACCGGCGACAACCGCGGCAGCGCTGAAAGCGTGGCTCGCCAGCTTGGCATTGACCGGGTGCATTTTCAGGTGCTGCCGGAAGACAAGGCCGGCATCCTCAGCCGGCTCAAGCGGGAGCTGCAGGGCACGGCCGGCCACACCGCGATGGTGGGCGACGGCATCAATGACGCACCGGCCCTGGCGGCCGCCGATGTCGGTATTGCCATGTCCACCGGCACCGATGTGGCCATGCATGCGGCGGGCATCACGCTGATGCGCGGCGACCCTGCGCTGGTGGCCGATGCCATCGACATCTCGCGCCGCACCTACGCCAAGATCCGGCAAAACCTGTTCTGGGCATTTTTCTACAACGTGGTGGGCATACCGCTGGCGGCCTTTGGCCTGCTGAACCCGGTGATTGCCGGTGCCGCCATGGCCTTGAGCAGCGTCAGCGTGGTGATGAACGCGCTGCTGCTGCGGCGCTGGAAAGGAAGCACGACATGA
- the cueR gene encoding Cu(I)-responsive transcriptional regulator — protein sequence MMDKHIAHIANGPFNIGQAAARSGVSSKMIRHYESLGLLPAVHRTGAGYRQYGEKEVHTLSFIRRARTLGFSMAEIAELLKLWQNKRRASADVKRIALAHVADLERRIAEMAAMKQTLQHLAHCCQGNNRPDCPILTELAA from the coding sequence ATGATGGACAAACACATCGCACACATCGCCAACGGCCCCTTCAACATCGGCCAGGCGGCCGCCCGCTCCGGCGTGTCTTCCAAGATGATCCGCCACTACGAATCCCTGGGCCTGCTGCCGGCCGTGCACCGCACCGGCGCGGGCTACCGCCAGTATGGCGAGAAGGAAGTGCACACCCTGAGCTTCATTCGCCGCGCCCGCACGCTGGGCTTCAGCATGGCCGAGATCGCCGAGCTGCTCAAGCTGTGGCAAAACAAGCGCCGCGCCAGCGCCGACGTCAAGCGCATCGCGCTGGCCCATGTGGCCGACCTGGAACGGCGCATTGCCGAGATGGCGGCGATGAAGCAAACCCTGCAGCATCTGGCGCATTGCTGCCAGGGCAACAACCGGCCGGATTGCCCCATCCTGACCGAGCTGGCTGCCTGA
- a CDS encoding 2OG-Fe(II) oxygenase, whose protein sequence is MDLFASRLASHLTPDAAHWSETTAELNRQGSAIIPQLLSASECEALVRLYPDGRHFRSRVVMQQHGFGRGEYQYFSYPLPETVARLRATLYPELVGVANAWNEAMGLEVRYPEDHASFLARCHAAGQQRPTPLLLQYGPGDYNCLHQDLYGEHVFPIQVTVLLSRPGEDFTGGEFVLTEQRPRMQSRPEVVPLAQGDAVVFAVHHRPVQGSRGVYRVNMRHGVSRLRAGHRYTLGVIFHDAQ, encoded by the coding sequence ATGGACCTGTTTGCTTCACGCCTTGCTTCACACCTCACGCCCGACGCCGCTCACTGGAGCGAGACCACGGCCGAGTTGAACCGCCAGGGCAGCGCGATCATCCCGCAGCTGCTCAGCGCCTCTGAATGCGAGGCCCTCGTCAGGCTCTACCCTGACGGCCGGCACTTCCGCAGCCGTGTCGTGATGCAGCAGCATGGCTTTGGGCGCGGCGAATACCAGTATTTCAGCTACCCGCTGCCCGAAACCGTGGCGCGCCTGCGCGCCACCTTGTACCCCGAACTGGTCGGCGTGGCCAATGCGTGGAACGAGGCCATGGGCCTGGAGGTGCGTTACCCCGAGGACCACGCCAGTTTTCTGGCGCGCTGCCATGCGGCCGGCCAGCAGCGCCCGACACCGCTGCTGCTGCAATACGGGCCCGGCGACTACAACTGCCTGCACCAGGACCTGTATGGCGAGCATGTCTTTCCGATCCAGGTGACGGTATTGCTGTCGCGCCCCGGTGAAGACTTCACGGGCGGCGAGTTTGTACTGACCGAACAGCGCCCGCGCATGCAGTCCCGGCCGGAAGTGGTGCCGCTGGCGCAGGGTGATGCCGTGGTGTTTGCGGTGCACCACCGACCGGTGCAGGGCAGCCGGGGGGTTTACCGGGTCAACATGCGGCATGGGGTCAGCCGGCTGCGCGCTGGCCACCGCTACACGCTGGGTGTAATCTTTCATGATGCGCAGTAA
- the alkB gene encoding DNA oxidative demethylase AlkB: protein MTQDLFEEEPLAYVAPQVMAPGAVLLRGFACDVEQALMHAVEQVTAAAPLRHLVTPGGYTMSVAMSNCGALGWVSDRTGYRYTGTDPLSGQPWPPMPDCFARLARRAAAEAGFGGFRPDACLVNCYEPGARLSLHQDKDEGDMSAPIVSVSLGLPAVFLFGTTRRKDRPARYRLVHGDVAVWGGPSRLAYHGVAPLAAGEHALLGRQRINLTFRCAA from the coding sequence TTGACCCAAGACCTTTTCGAGGAAGAGCCGCTGGCCTATGTTGCGCCGCAAGTGATGGCGCCGGGTGCCGTATTGCTGCGCGGTTTTGCCTGTGATGTGGAGCAAGCATTGATGCACGCGGTGGAGCAGGTCACCGCTGCCGCGCCGCTGCGCCATCTGGTCACACCGGGCGGCTACACCATGTCGGTGGCCATGAGCAATTGCGGCGCGCTGGGCTGGGTGTCGGATCGCACCGGTTACCGCTACACCGGCACCGATCCGCTGTCTGGCCAGCCTTGGCCACCCATGCCCGACTGCTTTGCCCGCCTGGCCCGGCGCGCGGCGGCCGAAGCCGGTTTCGGCGGCTTCAGGCCGGATGCCTGCCTGGTCAACTGCTACGAACCCGGCGCGCGCCTGTCGCTGCACCAGGACAAGGACGAGGGCGACATGAGCGCGCCGATTGTGTCGGTGTCGCTGGGTTTGCCGGCCGTGTTTTTATTTGGCACCACGCGGCGCAAAGACCGCCCGGCGCGTTACCGGCTGGTGCACGGCGACGTGGCCGTGTGGGGCGGCCCCTCGCGGTTGGCCTACCACGGCGTTGCGCCGCTGGCCGCGGGCGAGCACGCCCTGCTGGGACGGCAGCGCATCAACCTGACTTTTCGCTGCGCAGCCTAG
- the otnI gene encoding 2-oxo-tetronate isomerase gives MPKFAANLSMMYPELDFLDRFDAAAKDGFQAVEYLFPYAYAKDELAARLKANGLQQVLFNAPPGDWDQGERGLACLPGREAEFRSGITRALDYAAALNCPRVHVMAGLLPAGSEREAVRPTYVDNLRWAAAEAAKQGVDVLIEPINTRDIPRFFLNRQDHAHELVAEIGAPNVKVQFDLYHCQIVEGDVAMKIRQYLPTGRVGHFQIAGVPERHEPDIGEMNYPYLFKVIDEVAQQCGWTGWVGCEYRPSRGAQAGGTSAGLGWMKANAKASA, from the coding sequence ATGCCAAAATTTGCTGCCAACCTGTCCATGATGTACCCGGAACTCGACTTTCTGGACCGCTTTGACGCGGCCGCGAAAGACGGCTTCCAGGCGGTCGAATACCTGTTCCCCTATGCCTATGCGAAGGATGAGCTCGCCGCCCGGCTGAAGGCCAATGGCCTGCAGCAGGTGCTGTTCAATGCGCCTCCCGGTGACTGGGACCAGGGCGAACGCGGCCTGGCCTGCCTCCCCGGGCGCGAGGCGGAGTTTCGCAGTGGCATCACCCGGGCGCTGGACTATGCGGCGGCGCTGAACTGCCCGCGTGTCCATGTGATGGCCGGCCTGCTGCCTGCGGGCAGCGAGCGCGAGGCGGTGCGCCCGACCTATGTGGACAACCTGCGCTGGGCCGCGGCCGAGGCGGCGAAACAGGGCGTGGATGTGCTGATCGAACCGATCAACACGCGCGACATCCCGCGCTTCTTTTTGAACCGGCAGGACCATGCGCATGAGCTGGTCGCCGAGATCGGCGCGCCCAACGTCAAGGTGCAGTTCGATCTGTACCACTGCCAGATCGTCGAGGGCGATGTGGCCATGAAGATACGCCAGTACCTGCCCACCGGCCGCGTCGGCCATTTTCAGATCGCCGGCGTGCCCGAGCGCCATGAGCCTGATATCGGGGAGATGAACTACCCCTACCTGTTCAAGGTGATCGACGAGGTGGCGCAGCAGTGCGGCTGGACCGGTTGGGTCGGCTGCGAATACCGGCCCAGCCGTGGCGCGCAGGCGGGCGGTACGTCGGCCGGGCTGGGCTGGATGAAGGCGAACGCGAAAGCCAGCGCCTAA
- a CDS encoding aldolase has product MTENQAREEICRVGKSLFERGYVHATAGNISVRLDASAGGGFLITPTDACLGFLDPARLARLDANAQQLSGDRASKTIALHAHIYGAAGRFDANTCCVIHTHSTHCVALSLQAKGTELLPPITPYFVMKVGHVPLIPYHRPGDPDAAALVAQTITRYGERGTPIRAVMLERLGPNVWHDSPAAAMAVLEELEETARLMALSQPLPQPLTDIQIDQLRQTFGAHW; this is encoded by the coding sequence ATGACTGAAAACCAGGCCCGTGAAGAAATCTGCCGCGTGGGCAAAAGCCTGTTCGAGCGCGGCTATGTGCACGCCACTGCCGGCAATATCAGCGTACGGCTCGATGCTTCGGCGGGCGGCGGCTTCCTGATCACGCCGACGGACGCCTGCCTGGGCTTTCTCGATCCGGCCAGGCTGGCGCGGCTGGACGCCAACGCGCAACAGCTCAGCGGCGACCGGGCCAGCAAGACCATTGCACTGCATGCCCATATCTATGGCGCTGCGGGCCGGTTTGATGCCAACACCTGCTGCGTCATCCATACCCACAGCACGCACTGCGTGGCGCTGAGCCTGCAGGCCAAGGGGACGGAGCTGCTGCCGCCGATCACGCCCTATTTCGTGATGAAGGTCGGCCATGTGCCGCTGATCCCCTATCACCGCCCCGGTGACCCCGATGCAGCGGCCCTGGTGGCGCAAACCATCACGCGCTATGGTGAGCGCGGCACGCCGATCCGTGCTGTCATGCTGGAGCGCCTGGGGCCCAATGTCTGGCACGACTCGCCCGCCGCAGCCATGGCCGTGCTGGAAGAACTGGAAGAAACCGCCAGGCTGATGGCCCTGAGCCAGCCCTTACCCCAACCCCTGACCGACATCCAGATCGATCAATTGCGCCAGACCTTTGGCGCGCACTGGTGA
- the otnK gene encoding 3-oxo-tetronate kinase, giving the protein MGKILLGCIADDFTGASDLANNLVRAGMRVVQTIGVPAGPLGAEVDAVVVALKSRTIAPAEAVAQSLQALAWLQAQGAQQIYFKYCSTFDSTFSGETRGNIGPVTEALMDALKTDFTIATPAFPDNQRTVFKGYLFAGDVLLNESGMQNHPLTPMTDANLVRVLQAQTRRKVGLIDYRVVARGEAAIRARIDQLKAEGIGVAVVDALSNDDLLRLGPALKGMPLVTAGSGVAIGLPQNFGITPSSKASELPPAGGLQAVVSGSCSLATNRQVLAFIKSGRPALAIEPLRIAAGVDVAAEALTWAAPLIQQGPVLVYSTADSNAVKSVQGRLGVEEAGAMVERTIAAIARGLVERGVRQLVVAGGETSGACVQALNISQLQIGPQIDPGVPWCHALSDAAAGQGVHLTLKSGNFGSDDFFTKAFTMLQ; this is encoded by the coding sequence ATGGGCAAGATTCTTCTGGGCTGTATTGCCGACGACTTCACCGGGGCCAGCGACCTGGCCAACAACCTGGTGCGCGCCGGCATGCGCGTGGTGCAGACCATAGGCGTGCCGGCCGGCCCGCTCGGCGCCGAAGTGGATGCCGTGGTGGTGGCGCTGAAGTCGCGCACCATTGCGCCGGCCGAGGCCGTGGCGCAATCGCTGCAAGCGCTGGCCTGGCTGCAGGCCCAGGGCGCGCAGCAAATCTATTTCAAGTACTGCTCCACCTTCGACAGCACCTTCAGCGGAGAAACCCGCGGCAACATCGGCCCGGTGACCGAAGCCCTGATGGATGCGCTGAAGACTGACTTCACCATCGCCACACCCGCTTTTCCCGACAACCAGCGCACCGTCTTCAAGGGCTACCTGTTTGCCGGCGACGTGCTGCTCAATGAAAGCGGCATGCAGAACCACCCGCTCACCCCTATGACCGACGCCAACCTGGTGCGCGTGCTGCAGGCGCAGACGCGGCGCAAGGTCGGGCTGATTGACTACCGTGTCGTGGCCCGGGGCGAGGCAGCGATCCGTGCGCGCATTGACCAGCTCAAGGCCGAGGGGATCGGGGTCGCCGTGGTGGACGCGCTGTCCAACGACGACCTGTTGCGCCTTGGCCCGGCGCTCAAGGGCATGCCGCTGGTGACCGCCGGCTCCGGCGTGGCCATCGGCCTGCCGCAGAACTTCGGCATCACGCCCTCCTCCAAAGCCAGCGAGCTGCCCCCGGCAGGCGGCCTGCAGGCCGTGGTGTCGGGCAGCTGCTCGCTGGCCACCAACCGCCAGGTGCTGGCCTTCATCAAGTCCGGCCGGCCGGCGCTGGCCATCGAACCCCTGCGCATCGCGGCCGGCGTGGACGTTGCGGCCGAGGCACTGACCTGGGCTGCGCCGCTGATCCAGCAAGGCCCGGTGCTGGTGTATTCCACGGCGGACTCGAATGCGGTGAAATCGGTGCAAGGCCGCCTCGGCGTCGAAGAAGCCGGCGCCATGGTTGAGCGCACCATTGCGGCCATTGCGCGCGGCCTGGTCGAGCGCGGCGTGCGCCAGCTGGTGGTGGCCGGCGGGGAAACCTCGGGCGCCTGCGTGCAGGCCCTGAACATCTCCCAGCTGCAGATCGGCCCGCAGATCGATCCGGGCGTGCCCTGGTGCCATGCGTTGTCGGACGCCGCTGCCGGTCAAGGGGTGCACCTGACGCTGAAGTCGGGCAACTTCGGCAGTGATGACTTCTTCACCAAAGCCTTTACGATGCTGCAATGA